One genomic window of Halovivax cerinus includes the following:
- the truA gene encoding tRNA pseudouridine(38-40) synthase TruA yields the protein MRAYRLAYDGRDYRGFQRQPDVDTVEDALFDALRSLDAYRPAGASAAAGGDSLDEPVPDRPLGYAAAGRTDAGVSALAQTVAFCAPEWLTPRALNAELPADVRAWASADVANSFHATHDATARTYTYHLYAPAEAEGEEKSDSSTGRSGPTTIAETVAPTDVDERRVDDDRLREATDALSGTHDYHNLTPDDEGTERTLSLAAERDGEFVVLTVRAGGFARQLVRRLVTLVHRVGTGEASVETIDRVLDPEPVPGHEGIPPAPPDPLVLADVTYPDVDFAVDAEAARSARAVFERTRRDHATGARVAERLRDGVR from the coding sequence ATGCGCGCCTATCGGCTCGCCTACGACGGTCGCGACTACCGCGGCTTCCAGCGCCAGCCCGACGTCGATACCGTCGAGGACGCCCTCTTCGACGCCCTCCGGTCGCTCGACGCCTACCGGCCCGCGGGAGCGTCGGCCGCGGCCGGTGGCGACTCGCTCGACGAACCCGTCCCGGACCGCCCCCTGGGCTACGCCGCCGCGGGGCGCACCGACGCCGGCGTCTCCGCGCTCGCCCAGACCGTCGCGTTCTGCGCCCCCGAGTGGCTCACCCCGCGCGCGCTCAACGCCGAACTCCCCGCCGACGTTCGGGCGTGGGCCAGCGCCGACGTCGCCAACTCGTTCCACGCGACCCACGACGCGACGGCGCGAACCTACACCTACCACCTGTACGCGCCGGCCGAAGCCGAGGGCGAAGAGAAGTCCGACTCGTCGACGGGTCGGAGCGGACCGACCACCATCGCCGAAACCGTCGCCCCAACCGACGTCGACGAACGGCGGGTCGACGACGATCGCCTCCGCGAGGCGACGGACGCGCTCTCCGGCACCCACGACTACCACAACCTCACGCCGGACGACGAGGGGACAGAGCGCACGCTCTCGCTCGCGGCCGAGCGCGACGGCGAGTTCGTCGTCCTCACCGTCCGGGCGGGCGGCTTCGCCCGCCAGCTCGTCCGCCGGCTCGTCACCCTGGTCCACCGGGTTGGGACGGGCGAGGCATCGGTCGAGACGATCGATCGGGTGCTGGACCCGGAGCCGGTTCCGGGACACGAGGGGATCCCGCCGGCGCCGCCGGACCCACTCGTTCTCGCGGACGTGACCTATCCCGACGTCGACTTCGCCGTCGACGCGGAGGCGGCGAGGAGCGCCCGCGCCGTCTTCGAGCGAACGCGACGCGACCACGCGACCGGCGCACGCGTCGCCGAACGAC
- a CDS encoding sulfatase, giving the protein MTTHGDSADDGKRHGDQRSGLRETERPNVCLVVLDTARAVDVDAETMPTLSDIGGEGTRFERAYSTAPWTVPSHASLFTGTYTSEHGTHGGHQVLDDGLRTLPEAFADAGYETVGVSNNTWITEEFGFDRGFDELRRGWQFHQSDTDMGAVVRGECLSEKVTAARERLFSGNPLVNLANVVYSEFVQPAGDDGAARSIDWIDSWLRRRSTDDPFFCFCNIIEPHVVYDPPRSNAEAFLPPDVSHEAARDIRQDPRAFDCEDYRLDDGDFAALRGLYRGSLAYADAQLSRLRASLEAAGEWENTILVICGDHGEHVGEHDFFGHQYNLYDTLLHVPLVINGGPFANGETRTDFVQLLDLPETLLDATGVSDSRLRAQGAGRSLHPGADEPQREAVFAEYVAPQPSIERLEARFGAVPDRVRAFDRRLRAIRTAEYKYVEGSDGFRRLHHLPTDPGERVDVADRRPSVVADLSGRLDERLPGFDRPVRTDAVEMSDGTKRRLADLGYR; this is encoded by the coding sequence ATGACGACGCACGGCGATTCGGCGGACGACGGGAAGCGCCATGGCGACCAGCGGTCGGGCCTGCGAGAAACCGAGCGGCCGAACGTCTGTCTGGTCGTGCTCGACACCGCGCGCGCGGTCGACGTCGACGCGGAGACGATGCCGACGCTTTCCGACATCGGCGGGGAGGGGACGCGATTCGAGCGCGCCTATTCGACGGCTCCGTGGACGGTTCCCTCGCACGCCTCGCTGTTTACGGGGACGTACACGAGCGAACACGGGACCCACGGCGGACATCAGGTGCTCGACGACGGGCTGCGGACGCTCCCGGAGGCCTTCGCGGACGCGGGGTACGAGACGGTCGGCGTCTCGAACAACACCTGGATCACCGAGGAGTTCGGCTTCGATCGCGGATTCGACGAGCTCCGCCGCGGGTGGCAGTTCCACCAGTCGGACACCGACATGGGGGCCGTCGTCCGCGGGGAGTGCCTCTCCGAGAAGGTGACTGCCGCCCGCGAACGCCTCTTTTCCGGCAACCCGCTGGTGAACCTCGCGAACGTCGTCTACAGCGAGTTCGTCCAGCCAGCGGGCGACGACGGCGCGGCTCGAAGCATCGACTGGATCGACTCGTGGCTCCGCCGGCGGTCGACCGACGACCCGTTCTTCTGTTTCTGTAATATAATCGAGCCGCACGTCGTCTACGATCCGCCCCGGTCGAACGCCGAGGCGTTCCTCCCGCCGGACGTCTCGCACGAGGCCGCCCGCGATATCCGCCAGGATCCGCGGGCGTTCGACTGCGAGGACTACAGACTCGACGACGGGGACTTTGCGGCCCTCAGAGGGCTGTATCGCGGCTCGCTCGCCTACGCCGACGCCCAGCTGTCGCGCCTTCGTGCCTCGCTCGAAGCGGCCGGCGAGTGGGAGAACACCATCCTCGTGATCTGCGGCGATCACGGCGAGCACGTCGGCGAGCACGACTTCTTCGGCCACCAGTACAATCTGTACGACACCCTCCTGCACGTGCCGCTGGTGATCAACGGCGGCCCGTTCGCGAACGGTGAGACGCGGACCGACTTCGTTCAGCTCCTGGACCTCCCCGAGACGCTGCTGGACGCGACCGGGGTCTCTGACTCCCGCCTCCGGGCACAGGGGGCCGGCCGATCGCTCCACCCTGGCGCCGACGAGCCGCAGCGAGAGGCCGTCTTCGCCGAGTACGTCGCGCCCCAGCCGTCGATCGAGCGCCTCGAAGCGCGCTTCGGCGCGGTCCCCGATCGCGTCCGCGCGTTCGACCGCCGGCTCCGGGCGATTCGGACGGCCGAGTACAAGTACGTCGAGGGGTCGGACGGCTTCCGTCGGCTCCACCACCTGCCGACGGATCCCGGCGAGCGTGTGGACGTCGCCGATCGTCGTCCGTCGGTGGTCGCCGACCTCTCGGGCCGGCTGGACGAGCGATTACCGGGATTCGATCGACCGGTCCGCACGGACGCCGTCGAAATGAGTGACGGGACGAAACGCCGGCTGGCCGACCTGGGGTATCGCTGA
- a CDS encoding PadR family transcriptional regulator produces MHELTGFQRDLLYVIAAADQPSGQDVKAEIEGYYSADINHGRLYPNLDTLVNRGLVEKGQLDRRTNYYDITTEGEQLIQERREWESQYVDT; encoded by the coding sequence ATGCACGAACTCACCGGGTTTCAACGCGACCTGCTGTACGTTATCGCCGCGGCCGACCAGCCGTCCGGTCAGGACGTCAAAGCCGAGATCGAGGGCTACTACAGCGCCGACATCAACCACGGTCGGCTCTATCCGAACCTCGATACCCTCGTCAATCGGGGGCTGGTCGAGAAAGGCCAGCTCGACCGACGGACGAACTACTACGACATCACGACGGAGGGCGAGCAACTGATCCAGGAACGGCGCGAGTGGGAATCACAGTACGTCGATACGTGA
- a CDS encoding hydantoinase B/oxoprolinase family protein, translated as MSDEPDSRAAGGTGDDGGRNGGDGERSGADRDAIDPITLEVLRNAFAAVAEEMNANLVRTGYSPNITERKDCSCALFDADGEMLSQAETMPVHLGAMPFSVAAALERFPPETLSPGDAIVLNDPFRGGAHLPDLTLVTPIFVEREGAGGVAPDDDQELLGFAANRAHHADVGGSRAGSVAADSTEIYQEGLRIPPVKLYDAGEIVADTVDLILSNVRTPDERRGDLRAQYAANETGRTRLLDLATERGVTTLRNAAGDVQDYAETRMRAAIADLPDGTYSYADSLDDDGRASKDVRIEATVTIDGDALTVDFDGTDAQTEGPINAVFAVTASATYYAVRCVTDPEIPANAGAYRPIEIETPEGSVVDAEPPAAVVGGNLETSQRVTDVVLGALADVDPERALAAGQGTMNNVTFGGVDPRTDDPYAFYETGGGGFGAHAGGDGMDGVHVHMSNTMNTPAEVLETAYPLSVERYAYRPDTGGAGEYRGGLGLRRDIRVRATGPTGAAFSLLADRRTHAPYGVAGGESGAPGEDVLYRTANCECDAHDDGAGDDAGERLPGKCTRTLAAGDVVSIRTPGGGGYGDPADRDTGAIRRDLADGLVSVDAARRTYGADLVERAVARADATIEDDESGHSH; from the coding sequence GTGAGCGACGAACCCGATTCGAGGGCGGCCGGTGGCACCGGAGATGACGGTGGACGAAACGGCGGTGACGGTGAACGGAGCGGGGCCGATCGCGACGCCATCGACCCGATCACGCTAGAAGTGCTTCGCAACGCGTTCGCGGCCGTGGCCGAGGAGATGAACGCCAATCTGGTTCGAACGGGCTACTCGCCGAACATCACGGAGCGCAAGGACTGCTCGTGCGCACTGTTCGACGCCGACGGCGAGATGCTGAGCCAGGCCGAGACGATGCCCGTCCACCTGGGCGCGATGCCCTTCTCCGTCGCGGCCGCGCTGGAGCGCTTCCCGCCGGAGACGCTCTCGCCCGGCGACGCGATCGTCCTCAACGATCCCTTCCGCGGCGGCGCCCACCTGCCAGACCTCACGCTCGTGACGCCGATTTTCGTCGAGCGGGAGGGGGCGGGCGGTGTCGCTCCAGACGACGACCAGGAACTCCTCGGTTTCGCCGCCAACCGCGCCCACCACGCCGACGTCGGGGGCTCGCGGGCGGGCAGCGTCGCGGCCGACTCGACCGAGATCTACCAGGAGGGGCTCCGGATCCCGCCGGTGAAGCTCTACGACGCGGGAGAGATCGTCGCCGACACGGTGGACCTGATTCTCTCTAACGTCCGCACACCGGACGAGCGCCGCGGAGACCTCCGCGCCCAGTACGCGGCCAACGAGACCGGTCGAACGCGGCTGCTCGATCTCGCGACCGAGCGCGGCGTCACTACCCTGCGAAACGCGGCCGGCGACGTCCAGGACTACGCGGAAACGCGCATGCGTGCAGCCATCGCGGACCTGCCCGACGGCACCTACAGCTACGCGGACAGCCTGGACGACGACGGTCGTGCCAGCAAGGACGTCCGGATCGAGGCGACCGTGACGATCGACGGCGACGCCCTCACCGTCGACTTCGACGGGACGGACGCCCAGACCGAGGGACCGATCAACGCCGTCTTCGCGGTCACGGCGTCGGCGACCTACTACGCCGTTCGCTGCGTGACCGATCCCGAGATCCCCGCGAACGCGGGCGCGTACCGGCCGATCGAGATAGAGACGCCCGAGGGGTCCGTCGTCGACGCCGAGCCCCCAGCCGCTGTCGTCGGCGGTAACCTGGAGACCTCCCAGCGCGTGACGGACGTCGTCCTGGGTGCTCTCGCCGACGTGGACCCGGAACGGGCCCTTGCGGCAGGCCAGGGGACGATGAACAACGTCACGTTCGGCGGCGTCGACCCGCGGACGGACGATCCCTACGCCTTCTACGAGACTGGCGGGGGCGGCTTCGGCGCGCACGCGGGCGGTGACGGGATGGACGGCGTCCACGTCCACATGTCGAACACGATGAACACGCCGGCGGAGGTGCTGGAGACCGCCTATCCGCTCTCCGTCGAGCGCTACGCCTACCGGCCCGACACCGGCGGCGCGGGCGAGTACCGGGGCGGCCTCGGCCTTCGGCGAGACATCCGCGTCCGGGCCACAGGGCCGACCGGGGCGGCGTTCAGCCTGCTCGCCGACCGACGAACGCACGCCCCGTACGGCGTCGCTGGCGGTGAAAGCGGTGCGCCCGGTGAGGACGTGCTGTACCGAACTGCGAATTGCGAGTGCGACGCCCACGACGACGGAGCGGGCGACGACGCGGGCGAGCGACTCCCCGGCAAGTGCACCCGGACTCTGGCGGCCGGCGACGTCGTCAGCATCCGGACGCCGGGCGGTGGCGGGTACGGAGATCCCGCCGATCGCGACACGGGAGCGATTCGACGCGACCTCGCCGACGGGCTGGTTTCGGTCGACGCCGCACGGCGAACGTACGGCGCCGATCTCGTCGAACGCGCCGTGGCCCGTGCCGATGCGACGATCGAGGACGACGAGTCGGGGCATTCCCACTGA
- a CDS encoding hydantoinase/oxoprolinase family protein, with protein sequence MRDSSTGVRVGVDVGGTFTDVVAVRDGELTVTKTPSTPDAPDEGVVEGLELSRVAGGYAFEDVADLAHGTTVATNAVLERDWADVALVTTEGFRDALSIGRQDRPDIYDYTETKPEPVVPRRRRFEVTERLDERGRVRTPLDEASVRAIADEFPDEIESVAVSLLFSFENDAHERRVGEILDDELGGVSLSLSSDVRPEIREYERTLVTALNAALKPVMDAYVGRLEGAVGDRGIEPALRIMQSNGGTIGADRARTRPVDTLLSGPAAGVQGAAHVADLRGQADVITMDMGGTSCDVSLVRDGEPAVDTGLEIGAYPVAVPSVDVHTIGAGGGSIAWVDDGGALRVGPRSAGAAPGPVCYGRGGSKPTVTDAQVLCGRLDPSRFLDDGREDGEGHGGVDRDAVEAAVAEHVAEPLGLSIDEAAEGILDVANATMERALRVVTVEAGHDPRDFGLVAYGGAGPAHAAALAESLSVPRVLVPRTAGVLSALGLLVSDRLVERSASMVRPLADVDPGAIEDALADFEAEGRAQLGTTDRILVDRSLDLRYVGQTFDLTVDLPDEPVTGETLATAVEAFHAAHERRYGHASPDEPVELVTVRARARAVVEPPALSAADGPGANEGDPIRETRSVVFGGTTRETPVYDRQGLVAGDELDGPAIVEGAESTVVVRPDWCATVDEYGTIVMEVGA encoded by the coding sequence ATGAGGGATTCATCGACGGGGGTCCGGGTTGGCGTCGACGTCGGCGGGACGTTCACCGACGTGGTGGCGGTCCGCGACGGCGAACTCACCGTCACGAAAACCCCGTCGACGCCCGACGCGCCGGACGAGGGCGTCGTCGAGGGGCTCGAACTGAGTCGTGTGGCGGGCGGCTACGCCTTCGAGGACGTCGCCGATCTGGCCCACGGGACGACCGTAGCGACGAACGCCGTCCTCGAACGCGACTGGGCGGACGTCGCGCTGGTAACGACCGAGGGCTTTCGCGACGCGCTCTCGATCGGGCGACAGGACCGCCCAGACATCTACGACTACACCGAAACGAAACCCGAGCCGGTCGTCCCCCGACGCCGCCGCTTCGAAGTGACCGAGCGCCTCGACGAGCGCGGTCGGGTGCGGACGCCGCTCGACGAGGCGTCCGTTCGCGCGATCGCCGACGAGTTCCCGGACGAGATCGAGAGCGTCGCGGTCTCGCTACTCTTCTCGTTCGAGAACGACGCACACGAGCGCCGGGTCGGGGAGATTCTCGACGACGAACTGGGGGGCGTCTCCCTCTCGCTGTCGAGCGACGTTCGCCCGGAGATCAGGGAGTACGAACGAACGCTCGTCACGGCGCTCAACGCGGCACTCAAACCCGTCATGGACGCCTACGTCGGGCGACTGGAAGGGGCCGTCGGCGACCGGGGCATCGAACCGGCGCTGCGGATCATGCAGTCGAACGGCGGAACGATCGGTGCCGACCGCGCCCGAACCCGCCCGGTCGATACCCTGCTCTCGGGGCCGGCCGCAGGCGTGCAGGGCGCGGCCCACGTCGCCGATCTCCGCGGCCAGGCCGACGTCATCACGATGGACATGGGCGGGACCTCCTGTGACGTCTCACTGGTACGGGACGGCGAGCCCGCCGTCGACACCGGCCTGGAGATCGGCGCGTACCCCGTCGCCGTGCCGTCGGTCGACGTTCACACCATCGGGGCGGGCGGCGGGTCGATCGCGTGGGTCGACGACGGCGGTGCCCTCCGCGTCGGCCCCCGCTCGGCCGGCGCAGCGCCGGGCCCGGTCTGCTACGGTCGCGGCGGTTCGAAACCGACCGTGACGGACGCGCAAGTCCTGTGCGGGCGGCTCGACCCCTCGCGCTTTCTGGACGATGGTCGGGAGGACGGCGAGGGGCACGGTGGCGTCGACCGCGACGCCGTCGAAGCCGCGGTGGCCGAACACGTCGCCGAGCCGCTCGGTCTCTCGATCGACGAGGCAGCCGAGGGCATCCTCGACGTCGCGAACGCCACCATGGAGCGGGCGCTACGCGTCGTGACCGTCGAAGCGGGGCACGATCCACGCGACTTCGGACTGGTCGCCTACGGCGGCGCTGGGCCGGCCCACGCGGCGGCGCTCGCCGAGTCGCTGTCGGTTCCGCGGGTGCTCGTTCCCCGGACGGCGGGCGTACTCTCCGCGCTCGGGCTGCTCGTCAGCGATCGGCTCGTCGAGCGGAGCGCGTCGATGGTCCGCCCGCTCGCGGACGTCGACCCGGGGGCGATCGAGGACGCCCTCGCCGACTTCGAGGCCGAGGGACGAGCGCAGCTTGGCACAACCGATCGGATCCTCGTCGACCGATCGCTCGACCTGCGCTACGTCGGCCAGACGTTCGACCTCACGGTCGACCTGCCCGACGAACCCGTCACGGGCGAGACGCTCGCCACCGCCGTCGAGGCGTTCCACGCGGCCCACGAGCGACGGTACGGCCACGCGTCGCCCGACGAACCCGTCGAACTGGTCACCGTCCGGGCGCGCGCCCGGGCCGTCGTCGAACCGCCGGCGCTCTCGGCGGCCGATGGCCCCGGTGCGAACGAGGGAGACCCGATTCGTGAGACGCGGTCGGTCGTCTTCGGCGGGACGACCCGCGAGACGCCGGTGTACGACCGCCAGGGACTCGTCGCGGGGGACGAACTCGACGGACCCGCGATCGTCGAGGGGGCAGAGAGCACGGTGGTCGTCCGTCCCGACTGGTGTGCGACCGTCGACGAGTACGGCACGATCGTCATGGAGGTGGGAGCGTGA
- a CDS encoding sulfatase-like hydrolase/transferase codes for MADTPPNVLLALTDQERYDVSAPEGPPVETPAMDRLAAEGVRFTNATTPTSICTSARASLLTGQFPHGHGMLNNHHEADAIRSNLDPEIPTFSQRLAEAGYELTYTGKWHVGHEATPAKFGFSYRGGSDDHHDDALDDAFARYREERGLPPGEIEFSDAIYTAGTDGTLVAATTPVPVEATRAHFIADRTIEAIEAHAEGDVDRSGDGGADTDRPFFHRADFYGPHHPYVIPEPYASMYDPDDVDLPASYAETFDGKPRAHQQFLGYRGVAGFDRETWTEVLATYWGFVSLIDDELGRVVDALDEVGLADETVVVHASDHGDFVGGHRQFNKGPLMYDDTYRIPLQVRWPGEVEPGTTCEAPVHLHDLAATFCELADVPVPDSFHARSLVPLLAGRRPHAWPDSTFGQYSGEEFGLYTQRLVRTDRYTFVYNGPDVNELYDREADPAQLQNLIDHPDYADVRHDLADRLVAWMNATDDPYHKWVPKTVS; via the coding sequence ATGGCCGACACGCCGCCGAACGTCCTGCTCGCGCTCACCGACCAGGAACGCTACGACGTCTCCGCGCCCGAAGGACCGCCCGTCGAGACGCCCGCGATGGACCGCCTCGCCGCCGAGGGAGTGCGGTTTACGAACGCGACGACACCGACGAGCATCTGTACGAGCGCGCGGGCCTCACTGCTCACCGGCCAGTTTCCCCACGGCCACGGCATGCTGAACAACCACCACGAGGCCGACGCGATCCGGTCGAACCTGGACCCCGAGATCCCGACGTTCTCCCAGCGCCTCGCCGAGGCGGGCTACGAACTCACCTACACCGGGAAGTGGCACGTCGGGCACGAGGCGACGCCCGCGAAATTCGGCTTCTCCTACCGCGGCGGCAGCGACGACCACCACGACGACGCGCTGGACGACGCCTTCGCGCGCTACCGCGAGGAACGCGGCCTCCCGCCCGGCGAGATCGAGTTCTCGGACGCGATCTACACCGCCGGTACGGACGGCACGCTCGTCGCGGCGACGACGCCAGTCCCCGTCGAGGCGACGCGGGCGCACTTCATCGCCGACCGGACGATCGAGGCGATCGAAGCCCACGCTGAGGGCGACGTCGACCGGTCCGGAGACGGCGGCGCTGACACCGACCGCCCGTTCTTCCACCGCGCGGATTTCTACGGCCCGCACCACCCCTACGTGATCCCGGAGCCCTACGCCTCGATGTACGACCCCGACGACGTCGATCTACCGGCGAGCTACGCGGAAACGTTCGACGGGAAACCCCGCGCGCACCAGCAGTTCCTCGGCTACCGCGGCGTCGCGGGCTTCGACCGAGAGACCTGGACGGAGGTACTCGCGACGTACTGGGGGTTCGTCTCGCTCATCGACGACGAGCTGGGACGCGTCGTAGACGCGCTAGACGAGGTCGGACTCGCCGACGAGACGGTCGTCGTCCACGCGTCGGACCACGGCGACTTCGTCGGCGGCCACCGTCAGTTCAACAAGGGCCCGCTTATGTACGACGACACCTACCGGATCCCACTGCAGGTTCGGTGGCCCGGCGAGGTCGAGCCGGGGACGACCTGCGAGGCGCCTGTCCACCTCCACGACCTCGCCGCGACGTTCTGTGAACTCGCCGACGTCCCGGTCCCCGACTCGTTCCACGCCCGGAGTCTCGTCCCACTGCTCGCCGGCCGGCGACCCCACGCCTGGCCCGATTCCACCTTCGGCCAGTACTCGGGCGAGGAGTTCGGCCTCTACACCCAGCGGCTGGTCCGCACGGACCGGTACACGTTCGTCTACAACGGCCCCGACGTGAACGAACTGTACGACCGCGAGGCCGATCCGGCCCAGCTCCAGAACCTGATCGACCACCCGGACTACGCCGACGTCCGCCACGATCTGGCCGACCGGCTCGTCGCCTGGATGAACGCGACCGACGACCCATACCACAAGTGGGTGCCGAAGACGGTCTCGTAG
- the hisS gene encoding histidine--tRNA ligase produces MYDRIKGFRDFYPEEMGARREAIDTLETTARRYGFREIGTPSLERAEIWTDKSGDDIVEELYAFEDQGGRHVTMVPELTPTVARLVVAKQQALSKPIKWFSTRPFWRYEQVQQGRQREFYQTNVDIFGSSEPEADAEILAWAADALTGLGLTGEHFDFRVSHRDILGGLLESYDADVDVRDAIRAVDKSDKVDRAEYLDRLVDAGLSDGQAAEFADLIASNDLDAVVEYADTEGVTGAVDNLQAVLEAAEDFGVREYCTVSLDTARGLDYYTGVVFECFDSTGEVSRSIFGGGRYDDLIESYGGQPTPAVGVAPGYATLSLLCQRAGVWPEEALATDYYVLQVGDTHPTAARIARDLRERGHVVESDVAGRSFGAQMNYADSINAETVVIVGEQDLANDEVTVKDMASGDQVTAPVEDFPGDRDRPTIGDFE; encoded by the coding sequence ATGTACGACCGCATCAAGGGTTTCCGGGACTTCTATCCGGAGGAGATGGGGGCCCGCCGGGAGGCCATCGACACGCTCGAGACGACCGCCCGGCGCTACGGCTTTCGCGAGATCGGGACGCCCTCGCTCGAACGCGCGGAGATCTGGACTGACAAGAGTGGCGACGACATCGTCGAGGAACTGTACGCCTTCGAGGACCAGGGCGGCCGGCACGTCACGATGGTGCCAGAACTCACGCCGACCGTCGCGCGACTGGTCGTCGCCAAGCAGCAGGCCCTCTCGAAGCCCATCAAGTGGTTCTCGACGCGCCCCTTCTGGCGCTACGAACAGGTTCAGCAGGGCCGCCAGCGCGAGTTCTACCAGACCAACGTCGACATCTTCGGCTCCAGCGAACCCGAGGCCGACGCCGAGATCCTGGCCTGGGCGGCCGACGCGCTAACCGGGTTGGGACTGACCGGCGAGCACTTCGACTTTCGGGTCTCCCACCGCGACATTCTCGGCGGACTTCTCGAGAGCTACGACGCCGATGTCGACGTTCGCGACGCCATCCGCGCGGTCGACAAGTCCGACAAGGTCGACCGGGCCGAGTACCTCGATCGTCTCGTCGACGCGGGGCTATCGGACGGCCAGGCCGCGGAGTTCGCGGACCTGATCGCGAGCAACGACCTGGATGCCGTCGTCGAATACGCCGACACCGAGGGCGTCACCGGGGCCGTCGACAACCTCCAGGCGGTCCTCGAGGCCGCCGAGGACTTCGGTGTGCGCGAGTACTGCACCGTCTCGCTGGACACCGCGCGCGGGCTCGACTACTACACCGGCGTCGTCTTCGAGTGCTTCGACTCGACGGGCGAGGTCTCCCGGTCGATCTTCGGCGGCGGGCGCTACGACGACCTCATCGAGTCCTACGGCGGCCAACCCACGCCCGCGGTCGGCGTCGCCCCCGGCTACGCCACCCTCTCGCTGCTCTGTCAGCGCGCCGGTGTCTGGCCCGAGGAGGCGCTCGCGACCGACTACTACGTCCTGCAGGTCGGCGACACCCATCCCACGGCCGCCCGGATCGCCCGCGACCTCCGCGAACGGGGACACGTCGTGGAGTCCGACGTCGCCGGACGCTCGTTCGGCGCACAGATGAACTACGCCGACTCGATCAACGCCGAGACGGTCGTCATCGTCGGCGAGCAGGACCTGGCGAACGACGAAGTGACAGTTAAGGACATGGCCAGCGGCGACCAGGTCACGGCGCCCGTCGAGGACTTCCCTGGCGACCGCGATCGACCCACGATCGGCGACTTCGAGTGA
- a CDS encoding sensor histidine kinase produces the protein MTATVEEDDWVATLAERLPFSPLTALGLLLAATITVRVVAENVSSRAIFESIGPLFAATAVVVVDRYLVTRGVTPRDRLSVFAFGLGGFLAAALVTALHLLVLSLEGLGPRNPLYLTLLSGTVGVAAGCVAGWYEIQQRAAVREARRQRERLDQFASFVSHDLRNPLSVADGRLQEAFRTGDAEHLRAVDESLDRMDELIEETLSVARSGSEVIDPEPVPLVDLAASAWDAVDTADASLEVHGDRTLHVEEERVRRLFENCFRNAVEHGDADTVRVGPLRTGFYVEDDGTGIPEDVRDSVFEQGVSSSQDGSGLGLAIVRAVADAHGWEPRVSESEEGGARFEF, from the coding sequence GTGACCGCGACGGTCGAGGAGGACGACTGGGTCGCGACGCTCGCCGAGCGGTTGCCCTTCTCGCCGTTGACTGCACTCGGTTTGCTTCTCGCGGCGACGATCACCGTCCGTGTCGTCGCCGAGAACGTCTCCTCGCGGGCGATCTTCGAGAGCATCGGCCCGCTGTTCGCGGCGACCGCGGTCGTCGTGGTCGATCGCTACCTCGTCACGAGGGGCGTCACACCGCGCGACCGACTCAGCGTCTTCGCGTTCGGCCTGGGCGGGTTCCTGGCGGCCGCGCTCGTGACGGCGCTGCACCTGCTCGTCCTCAGCCTGGAGGGACTCGGCCCGCGAAATCCGTTGTACCTCACCCTGTTGTCCGGAACCGTCGGCGTCGCCGCGGGCTGCGTCGCCGGCTGGTACGAGATTCAACAACGGGCGGCCGTCCGCGAGGCCCGCCGCCAGCGCGAACGCTTAGACCAGTTCGCCTCGTTCGTCAGCCACGATCTCCGAAACCCGCTGTCGGTCGCCGACGGCCGGCTGCAGGAGGCCTTTCGGACCGGCGACGCCGAGCACCTCCGGGCCGTCGACGAGAGCCTCGATCGGATGGACGAACTCATCGAAGAAACCCTCTCGGTCGCGCGCAGCGGCTCCGAGGTGATCGACCCCGAACCCGTCCCGCTGGTCGACCTCGCCGCGTCCGCCTGGGACGCCGTCGACACCGCCGACGCCAGCCTCGAGGTCCACGGCGATCGGACGCTCCACGTCGAGGAGGAACGTGTCCGGAGGCTCTTCGAGAACTGCTTTCGCAACGCCGTCGAACACGGCGACGCTGATACGGTCCGCGTCGGCCCGCTGCGAACCGGCTTCTACGTCGAAGACGACGGGACGGGGATCCCCGAGGACGTGCGCGACTCGGTGTTCGAACAGGGCGTCTCGTCGAGCCAGGACGGCTCGGGGCTGGGACTCGCCATCGTTCGGGCCGTCGCCGACGCGCACGGCTGGGAGCCACGCGTGTCAGAAAGTGAGGAGGGCGGGGCTCGCTTCGAGTTCTGA